In a genomic window of Thalassotalea piscium:
- the rnhB gene encoding ribonuclease HII, whose translation MTQPKRITPPFEYPIAYCIAGVDEVGRGPLVGDVVTAAVILDIENPIDGLMDSKKLSEKKRALLFDQIKEKAIAWSIGRASPEEIDTLNILHATMLAMQRAVQGLSVVPDYVLVDGNRTPTFGSEQGKIASQSVVKGDDRVAEISAASILAKVVRDNEMIALDKLHPQYGFAKHKGYPTKHHLEMIAQYGVLPSYRKSFKPVAAIINQ comes from the coding sequence ATGACGCAACCTAAACGTATTACACCTCCATTTGAATACCCTATTGCGTATTGTATCGCTGGTGTTGATGAAGTAGGCCGAGGCCCATTAGTTGGTGATGTAGTCACCGCAGCTGTTATTCTTGACATAGAAAACCCCATTGATGGACTAATGGATTCAAAGAAGTTATCTGAAAAAAAACGAGCTTTACTTTTTGACCAAATAAAGGAAAAAGCAATTGCTTGGTCAATCGGTAGGGCTTCACCTGAAGAAATAGATACCTTGAATATTTTGCATGCAACAATGCTAGCAATGCAGCGTGCTGTTCAAGGGCTTAGTGTTGTACCTGACTATGTCTTAGTTGACGGCAATAGAACACCAACCTTTGGTAGTGAACAGGGAAAAATAGCAAGTCAATCTGTGGTTAAAGGAGATGACAGAGTCGCTGAAATAAGCGCTGCATCTATTTTAGCTAAGGTGGTTCGAGATAATGAAATGATCGCGTTAGACAAATTACATCCTCAATACGGCTTTGCCAAGCATAAGGGCTATCCAACTAAACATCATTTGGAAATGATCGCACAATATGGTGTACTACCAAGTTATAGAAAAAGTTTTAAACCAGTCGCCGCAATTATTAATCAGTAG
- the fabZ gene encoding 3-hydroxyacyl-ACP dehydratase FabZ — translation MGVEEIQKLIPHRYPMLLVDRVLDYQPGKWLHAIKNVTINEPIFTGHFPELAIFPGVLILESLAQATGILGFKTTEGRGDDEMYLFASIDNAKFKRPVVPGDTMHLHVEFIKERRNMWKFYGEAKVDGNIVCSADLMCARRKL, via the coding sequence ATGGGTGTTGAAGAAATTCAAAAGCTCATACCACATCGCTACCCAATGCTTTTAGTTGATCGTGTGCTTGATTATCAACCAGGTAAGTGGTTGCACGCGATTAAAAATGTCACGATTAATGAGCCGATATTTACAGGCCATTTTCCTGAGTTAGCTATTTTTCCAGGGGTATTAATACTAGAAAGTTTAGCACAAGCAACAGGTATATTAGGATTTAAAACGACTGAAGGTCGTGGCGATGATGAAATGTATTTATTTGCTTCAATCGATAACGCCAAATTTAAACGTCCGGTAGTACCAGGTGACACAATGCACTTGCATGTAGAGTTTATTAAAGAGCGCCGTAATATGTGGAAGTTTTATGGTGAAGCTAAGGTTGATGGTAATATTGTATGTTCAGCTGACTTAATGTGTGCTCGACGCAAACTGTAA
- the lpxB gene encoding lipid-A-disaccharide synthase has protein sequence MNNQLSAQATETSEAKAHHTPTFAIVVGEHSGDTLGAGLMVELSRHYPDAKFIGIGGPKMLALGFESLFAMDELSVMGLVEVLGRIKRLLHIRKSLTQYFIKHKPSVFIGIDAPDFNLSLEEKLKKEGVKTVHYVSPSVWAWREKRVFKIEKATNMVLSLLPFEKQFYDKHQVPCTFVGHPLADDIPLLSNKAEARSKLSLPQQNKIVALMPGSRGGELERLVPPFLASAQLLLASDPDVVFVVPMISEKRTAQFNKIRQELAPELPVIVITNQTQDVMAASDCLLMASGTVTLEAALIKRPMVICYKFNLLTYWLAMWLVKLKWFSLPNLLANRTLVPELLQNEVEPAHIVPLIKERLYQDQETLTQAFTDIHKQLKQNASEKAAKAVIELL, from the coding sequence ATGAACAATCAACTTTCTGCTCAAGCTACCGAAACTAGCGAAGCAAAAGCCCATCATACTCCCACGTTTGCTATTGTTGTTGGCGAACACTCTGGAGATACCTTAGGAGCAGGTTTGATGGTTGAGTTATCACGCCATTACCCTGATGCTAAGTTTATTGGCATTGGTGGCCCTAAGATGTTGGCTTTAGGCTTTGAAAGCTTATTTGCAATGGATGAGCTATCTGTTATGGGCTTAGTAGAAGTGCTAGGGCGGATCAAACGCTTATTACATATAAGAAAATCATTAACCCAATACTTTATCAAACATAAACCTTCTGTTTTTATTGGTATTGATGCACCAGATTTTAATTTATCATTAGAAGAGAAGCTTAAAAAAGAAGGCGTAAAAACAGTACATTACGTTAGCCCTTCGGTATGGGCATGGCGTGAAAAACGTGTTTTTAAAATTGAAAAAGCCACCAATATGGTGTTATCTCTCTTACCTTTTGAAAAGCAATTTTACGATAAACATCAAGTTCCTTGCACCTTTGTTGGGCATCCTCTAGCGGACGACATACCGTTATTATCTAACAAGGCAGAGGCTAGAAGTAAATTGTCATTACCGCAACAAAATAAAATTGTGGCATTAATGCCTGGAAGTCGTGGTGGCGAACTTGAGCGTTTAGTGCCACCATTTTTAGCTAGTGCGCAGCTTCTATTGGCTTCAGATCCTGACGTGGTATTTGTCGTGCCAATGATCAGTGAGAAAAGAACAGCGCAATTTAATAAAATAAGGCAAGAGTTAGCACCAGAATTGCCCGTTATCGTAATAACGAATCAAACCCAAGACGTAATGGCTGCAAGTGACTGCTTATTAATGGCTTCAGGTACAGTGACTTTAGAGGCTGCTCTGATTAAACGCCCCATGGTTATTTGTTACAAGTTTAATTTGTTAACGTATTGGTTAGCCATGTGGTTAGTGAAGTTAAAGTGGTTTTCTTTACCAAATTTATTGGCTAATCGCACTTTAGTGCCTGAATTGCTTCAAAATGAAGTTGAGCCTGCTCATATCGTGCCTTTAATTAAAGAAAGGCTATACCAGGATCAAGAAACTTTGACACAAGCATTTACCGATATTCACAAGCAATTAAAGCAAAATGCAAGTGAAAAAGCGGCCAAAGCAGTAATTGAGTTGCTATAA
- the accA gene encoding acetyl-CoA carboxylase carboxyl transferase subunit alpha translates to MSLSFLDFEQPIAELEAKIEELRLVDDGQELNLDLEDQITQLRDKNNELTKKIFAGLDPWQTARVARHPQRPHTLDYLPRIFTDFDELAGDRAYADDKAIIGGTAYIDNTPVMVIGHEKGRTTHEKVKRNFGMPRPEGYRKALRLMKMAERFNMPIITFIDTPGAYPGIGAEERGQSEAIAMNLKVMSRLNVPIICTVIGEGGSGGALAIGVGDRVNMLQYSTYSVISPEGCASILWKTAEKAPTAAEAMGITATRIKELGLIDNVIGEPLGGAHRDIDTMAAMLKQSIKENLAELEGLSKEALIEQRYQRLMSYGYC, encoded by the coding sequence ATGTCATTAAGCTTTTTAGATTTTGAGCAGCCAATAGCTGAACTTGAAGCGAAAATTGAAGAACTACGCTTGGTTGATGACGGCCAAGAGTTAAATTTGGATTTAGAAGATCAAATTACTCAACTTCGCGATAAAAATAATGAGTTAACCAAGAAAATTTTTGCAGGTTTAGATCCTTGGCAAACAGCACGTGTTGCAAGACACCCTCAGCGACCTCACACGTTAGACTATTTACCACGTATTTTTACAGACTTTGATGAACTCGCAGGCGACAGGGCCTATGCTGATGACAAAGCGATTATTGGTGGAACAGCATATATCGACAATACACCTGTAATGGTTATTGGGCATGAAAAAGGCCGAACTACGCATGAAAAAGTAAAGCGTAACTTTGGTATGCCAAGGCCAGAAGGTTATCGTAAAGCGTTACGCTTAATGAAAATGGCAGAGCGCTTTAATATGCCAATTATCACTTTTATTGACACACCAGGTGCTTATCCTGGCATTGGTGCAGAAGAACGTGGTCAAAGTGAAGCGATAGCGATGAACTTAAAAGTTATGTCACGCTTAAATGTACCTATTATTTGTACAGTAATTGGTGAGGGTGGTTCAGGTGGAGCTTTAGCTATTGGCGTAGGTGACCGTGTTAACATGTTGCAATATTCAACGTACTCAGTAATTTCACCGGAAGGCTGTGCTTCTATTTTATGGAAAACTGCAGAAAAAGCACCAACGGCAGCTGAAGCCATGGGCATTACTGCAACCCGTATTAAAGAGCTGGGTTTAATTGATAATGTTATTGGTGAACCATTAGGTGGCGCGCATCGCGATATTGACACTATGGCTGCAATGTTAAAACAATCAATTAAAGAGAATCTGGCTGAGTTAGAAGGACTCTCAAAAGAGGCGCTAATTGAGCAACGTTACCAACGATTAATGTCTTACGGTTATTGTTAA
- the tilS gene encoding tRNA lysidine(34) synthetase TilS yields the protein MMQLISIQRALKEQLQCYPTKNLVIACSGGVDSLVLLYEVASLVKAKVIKNKITVCYVNHGLSEHAVTWHNFVQQHCHKLSLAFIGKRVHIDKNANQSLEAQARDARYRALYDVAGNKGIVITAHHQDDQIETFFLALKRGSGLKGLSSMSTYGSLQTESGSLALLRPLLTISRQCIEDRAKALSLEWVEDESNLDQQFDRNFLRQTIIPMLAQRWPGIGQSIARTTEHCQDAQQLIDDVASNDLHQCLNQDNELDVKKLLTLSSSRFNYVIRYYLNQHHQLMPSSQVLAQVKKQLSASGDKTPQVKVGNKWFRRFQNKLMLTDDFADLSSWQGIVDIAKLKQAPLLILLPDNVGKLSLSISNSDEAKLPADNITCLFIPDKIEQLSIQFNHNNPTCLPDYRQHSRSLKKIFQELKIAPWQRKRVPLIFEQETLIAALGQFTCQPYTAKCAGTDGIIKLNVHWLASDNSG from the coding sequence ATGATGCAGTTGATATCAATTCAAAGAGCATTAAAAGAACAGCTTCAATGTTATCCTACAAAAAACCTTGTTATAGCTTGTAGTGGCGGAGTTGACTCTCTCGTCTTGTTGTACGAAGTGGCGAGTTTAGTTAAAGCTAAGGTAATTAAGAACAAAATTACCGTTTGCTATGTAAATCACGGTCTAAGTGAACATGCTGTTACATGGCATAACTTTGTTCAACAGCACTGCCATAAGCTTTCGTTAGCTTTTATCGGAAAAAGGGTTCATATAGATAAAAATGCTAATCAAAGTTTAGAAGCGCAAGCGAGAGATGCTCGATACCGCGCGCTCTACGATGTCGCAGGCAACAAGGGTATTGTGATCACTGCTCATCATCAAGATGATCAAATTGAAACTTTCTTCTTAGCACTAAAAAGAGGCTCTGGCTTAAAAGGCCTAAGTTCAATGTCAACGTATGGTAGCTTACAAACAGAAAGTGGTAGCTTAGCGCTACTTCGGCCGTTATTAACTATTTCACGACAATGCATTGAAGATAGAGCTAAAGCTCTTTCACTGGAGTGGGTGGAAGATGAGTCGAATCTTGACCAACAGTTTGATCGTAATTTTTTAAGGCAAACTATTATACCAATGTTAGCGCAGCGCTGGCCTGGTATTGGCCAATCAATTGCAAGAACCACAGAGCACTGCCAAGATGCACAACAACTGATTGATGACGTTGCCAGTAACGATCTACATCAATGCTTAAACCAAGATAATGAGTTAGATGTAAAAAAACTATTAACATTATCCTCTAGCCGCTTTAATTATGTTATCCGTTACTACCTCAATCAGCATCACCAGTTAATGCCTAGTAGCCAAGTATTAGCACAAGTAAAAAAACAACTATCAGCAAGTGGTGATAAAACTCCACAAGTGAAAGTGGGCAATAAGTGGTTTAGACGTTTCCAAAATAAATTAATGCTCACCGATGACTTTGCCGATCTGTCAAGCTGGCAGGGTATCGTTGATATTGCAAAACTTAAACAAGCGCCGTTATTAATATTACTACCTGATAATGTTGGCAAATTATCTTTATCAATTAGTAATTCTGATGAAGCGAAATTACCTGCAGATAATATTACCTGCTTGTTTATACCAGACAAAATTGAGCAATTATCGATACAGTTTAATCATAATAATCCGACTTGTTTACCTGATTACAGACAACACTCTCGCTCACTTAAAAAAATATTTCAAGAACTTAAAATCGCACCTTGGCAGCGAAAGCGTGTACCACTTATATTTGAACAGGAGACATTGATCGCTGCCTTAGGGCAGTTTACATGTCAGCCTTATACGGCTAAATGTGCTGGTACTGATGGAATAATTAAACTTAATGTTCACTGGCTTGCAAGTGATAACTCAGGTTAA
- the lpxD gene encoding UDP-3-O-(3-hydroxymyristoyl)glucosamine N-acyltransferase — protein MNYTLQDIADKIGASVHGDSQCKVSKLATLVDAGTGEIAFLSNSKYKSQLTDTKASAVIINPDCLEDCPTNALVMNNPYIGYAMVAQLLNTTPKPADAIHHSAVIDSSASIGVNVSIGANAVIESGVRLADNVCIGAGCFIGKNAIIGENTVLWANVSVYHQVEIGKNCLVQSNTVIGSDGFGYANDKGRWIKIPQLGTVIIGNDVEIGASTTIDRGALGNTIINDGVILDNQLQIAHNVEIGSGTAMAACSVIAGSTKIGKNCTIAGLVGVNGHIEIADNCIFTGMAMVTKSITEPGVYSSGMPCAPNKEWHKSNARIRKLDTVNVKIKALEQALKELKLQASN, from the coding sequence ATGAATTACACCCTACAAGATATTGCAGATAAAATTGGTGCTTCAGTTCACGGCGATAGCCAATGCAAGGTTAGCAAGCTTGCGACCTTAGTTGATGCTGGTACTGGAGAAATAGCCTTTTTATCCAATTCGAAATATAAAAGTCAACTCACCGACACTAAGGCAAGTGCAGTCATAATTAACCCAGACTGTTTAGAAGATTGCCCAACGAATGCGTTAGTGATGAACAATCCTTATATTGGCTATGCTATGGTCGCGCAGCTATTAAACACTACACCAAAGCCTGCTGATGCAATTCATCACAGCGCTGTTATTGATTCAAGTGCTTCTATCGGTGTGAATGTTTCTATAGGTGCTAATGCTGTTATAGAGTCTGGTGTTCGATTAGCAGATAATGTTTGTATAGGTGCAGGCTGCTTTATTGGTAAGAATGCTATAATTGGTGAAAATACCGTACTGTGGGCAAACGTAAGTGTTTATCACCAAGTAGAAATAGGAAAAAACTGTTTAGTTCAATCAAATACAGTTATCGGCTCTGATGGTTTTGGTTATGCTAATGATAAAGGTCGCTGGATAAAAATACCGCAATTAGGTACTGTGATCATTGGTAACGATGTCGAAATAGGTGCTAGTACAACAATTGATCGCGGCGCCTTAGGTAATACCATAATTAATGATGGTGTTATTTTAGATAACCAGTTACAGATCGCTCATAACGTAGAGATTGGATCTGGCACAGCAATGGCCGCATGTAGTGTTATCGCGGGTAGTACAAAAATTGGTAAAAATTGTACCATTGCAGGCTTAGTAGGTGTTAATGGACATATTGAAATAGCGGATAATTGTATTTTTACAGGTATGGCTATGGTCACTAAGTCTATTACCGAACCTGGCGTATATTCTTCAGGCATGCCATGCGCACCCAATAAAGAATGGCATAAATCTAATGCGAGAATTAGGAAATTAGACACGGTTAATGTTAAAATAAAAGCGCTTGAACAAGCACTTAAAGAGCTTAAGCTTCAAGCTTCGAATTAA
- the lpxA gene encoding acyl-ACP--UDP-N-acetylglucosamine O-acyltransferase: protein MIHEQAIIEAGAQIGNNVTIGPWTFISKDVVIGDNCNISSHVVINGPTKIGKGNRIFQFASIGEDCQDLKYAGEVTELVIGDNNTFRECCTIHRGTIQDKGITSIGSNNLFMAYTHVAHDCVVGDHCIMANNASIAGHVHVGDHVILGGMSGVHQFCHIGAHSFIAANSLVLKDVPPYIMAAGDSAKPYGLNSEGLKRRGFSTEVISSIKKAYRMVYRQGLTIDAALDKMKSELTDSKDLQLFASFVKSSSRGIIR, encoded by the coding sequence TTGATCCACGAACAAGCAATAATAGAAGCCGGTGCTCAAATCGGCAACAATGTCACTATTGGCCCTTGGACGTTTATCAGCAAGGATGTTGTAATTGGTGACAACTGTAATATTAGTTCACATGTTGTTATTAATGGTCCAACAAAAATAGGTAAGGGTAACCGTATTTTTCAATTTGCTTCTATCGGTGAAGATTGCCAAGACTTAAAATATGCAGGTGAAGTAACCGAATTAGTTATTGGTGACAATAATACCTTTAGAGAATGCTGCACAATACATAGAGGCACTATTCAAGACAAAGGTATAACGTCTATTGGTTCTAACAACCTATTTATGGCATATACGCATGTTGCTCATGACTGTGTTGTGGGTGACCACTGTATTATGGCCAACAATGCTTCTATCGCTGGGCATGTTCACGTAGGTGATCATGTTATTTTAGGCGGTATGAGTGGTGTTCATCAGTTTTGTCACATTGGCGCGCACAGCTTTATAGCAGCTAATAGCCTAGTCTTAAAAGATGTTCCTCCTTATATTATGGCCGCAGGAGACAGTGCTAAGCCTTATGGGTTAAACAGCGAAGGCCTTAAAAGACGAGGCTTTAGTACTGAAGTAATTTCTTCAATTAAAAAAGCTTATCGGATGGTATATCGTCAAGGGTTAACCATAGACGCAGCATTAGATAAAATGAAAAGTGAACTGACTGATAGCAAGGATTTACAGCTGTTTGCTAGCTTTGTAAAGTCTTCAAGTCGTGGCATTATTCGCTAA
- the dnaE gene encoding DNA polymerase III subunit alpha — protein MSEVAPTAEQTIEASTPPKFIHLRVHSDFSMSDGLNKVKPIVSKAADLKMPAIALTDQTNLCGLVKFYHATEGAGLKPIIGSDFWVKSDELEDELFRLVVITTNNDGYKNLTELISKAYLRGHIQGRAVIDKAWLPEHSEGLIILSGGRDGDIGKALIKGNKDLVQRMVSFYQQHFNNCFYLELIRTGRDNEERYLHLAVELAEQEQLPVVATNEVVFLSEDLFEAHEIRVAIHDGYTLDDKRRPKKYSPQQYLRSEQEMLELFADIPEALENTVEIAKRCNVTVRLGEYVLPDFPTNGMSIEDYLVKVSEEGLEDRLAFLFDKNAPDFAEKRKPYDERLAIELEVINNMGFPGYFLIVMEFIQWSKDNNIPVGPGRGSGAGSLVAYAQKITDLDPLEYDLLFERFLNPERVSMPDFDIDFCMDRRDEVIDHVAELYGRDAVSQIITFGTMAAKAVIRDVGRVLGHPYGFVDRISKLIPGDPGMTLAKAFEVEAKLPEAYAQDSEVRDLIDMCRILEGTTRNAGKHAGGVVISPTTITDFAPLYCDDEGKNPVTQFDKNDVEDAGLVKFDFLGLRTLTILQWAVEIADEKLIKAGKEPINIAAIPLDDKKSFSMLLKSQTTAVFQLESSGMKSLIDKLKPDCFEDIIALVALFRPGPLQSGMVDNFIERKHGREAISYPDEKWQHEDLKPILEPTYGIILYQEQVMQIAQVLAGYTLGGADMLRRAMGKKKPEEMAKQREGFEQGAKNRGVDGELAIKIFDLVEKFAGYGFNKSHSAAYALVSYQTLWMKAHFPAPFMAAVMSADMDNTDKIVTLVDECKNMGIDLLPPDVNSGHYKFTVNDNDQIIYGIGAIKGVGEGPIEAIISARETGGPFVDLFDFCARLDLKKTNKRVLEKLIKAGAMDALGPQLEKGPHRAALFETLPEAIKAAEQHAKAQAIGQNDLFGLINEEPEDTRQAFKDVLPWQEEVWLEGEKETLGLYLTGHPIDRYLKEIKKYSTGRLVAMQPTGKDRTATAVGLVVAVRVLVNKRGRRWALVTLDDKSARMDVRFFPDDYDTFADLLVNDAILVCSGQVSFDDYSGGITMTGRDIMTIVDARENYVTSLDIHVEKSLISSDFVARLEQTLEPYKEGTCPVRVYYQTDEAQAMLELGVQWRVTPADALLHQLKLLLGEEKLALQFK, from the coding sequence ATGTCAGAAGTCGCGCCAACAGCAGAGCAAACAATAGAGGCGTCCACTCCCCCTAAATTTATTCACTTAAGAGTACATAGCGACTTTTCGATGTCTGATGGACTTAACAAAGTTAAGCCCATAGTTTCTAAAGCAGCTGATCTTAAAATGCCGGCTATTGCGTTAACTGACCAAACTAACCTTTGTGGGTTAGTAAAATTTTACCATGCAACAGAAGGGGCTGGACTTAAGCCGATTATAGGTAGTGACTTTTGGGTTAAGAGTGATGAATTGGAAGATGAACTGTTTCGCTTGGTTGTTATTACCACTAATAATGACGGTTATAAAAACCTAACAGAGTTGATATCTAAAGCTTATTTGCGGGGGCATATACAAGGCCGAGCCGTAATTGATAAAGCATGGCTACCTGAACATTCAGAAGGACTCATCATACTTTCTGGTGGTCGAGATGGTGATATTGGTAAAGCGCTAATTAAAGGCAATAAAGACCTTGTTCAGCGCATGGTAAGCTTCTATCAACAGCATTTTAATAATTGTTTTTACCTTGAACTCATTCGAACAGGGCGAGATAACGAAGAGCGATACCTTCATTTAGCTGTTGAGTTAGCAGAGCAAGAACAGCTACCTGTAGTAGCGACTAATGAAGTTGTATTTTTATCTGAAGATTTATTCGAAGCTCACGAAATTAGAGTAGCGATCCATGATGGTTACACATTAGACGATAAGCGTCGTCCAAAGAAGTATAGTCCACAGCAATACTTGCGAAGTGAGCAAGAAATGCTGGAATTGTTTGCTGATATTCCTGAAGCTCTCGAAAATACGGTAGAAATTGCTAAGCGTTGCAATGTTACAGTGCGCCTTGGCGAATATGTTTTACCTGACTTTCCTACCAATGGCATGAGTATCGAAGATTACCTTGTTAAAGTATCAGAAGAAGGTTTAGAAGACCGTTTAGCGTTTCTATTTGATAAAAACGCGCCAGATTTTGCAGAAAAGCGTAAACCCTACGATGAACGACTAGCGATCGAGTTAGAAGTTATTAATAACATGGGATTTCCTGGTTATTTCTTAATTGTTATGGAATTTATACAATGGAGTAAAGATAACAATATTCCGGTAGGTCCTGGTCGTGGTTCTGGCGCAGGTTCATTAGTGGCATATGCTCAAAAAATTACCGATCTTGATCCACTAGAGTATGACTTATTATTTGAACGTTTTCTTAACCCTGAACGAGTGTCAATGCCCGATTTTGATATTGACTTTTGCATGGATCGTAGAGATGAAGTTATTGATCATGTAGCAGAACTTTATGGTCGAGATGCTGTTTCTCAAATTATTACCTTTGGTACTATGGCCGCAAAAGCAGTCATTCGAGATGTAGGGCGGGTATTAGGACACCCGTACGGTTTTGTTGATCGAATTTCAAAGTTGATCCCTGGCGATCCCGGCATGACATTAGCGAAAGCGTTTGAAGTTGAAGCAAAACTTCCCGAAGCTTACGCACAAGACAGCGAAGTACGCGACCTTATAGATATGTGTCGTATTTTAGAAGGTACTACACGAAATGCAGGTAAACATGCCGGTGGAGTAGTTATCTCGCCAACAACTATCACTGACTTTGCGCCATTATATTGTGACGATGAAGGGAAAAACCCAGTTACCCAATTTGACAAAAATGATGTTGAAGATGCTGGTTTAGTTAAGTTTGACTTTTTAGGGTTACGTACCTTAACTATTTTACAATGGGCAGTGGAAATTGCCGATGAAAAACTAATTAAAGCTGGCAAAGAACCGATCAATATTGCAGCGATACCGCTCGATGATAAAAAGTCATTCTCAATGCTGCTTAAGTCCCAAACAACGGCCGTGTTTCAGCTTGAATCAAGTGGTATGAAATCATTGATCGATAAACTTAAACCCGACTGTTTTGAAGATATTATCGCACTAGTAGCGCTTTTTCGGCCGGGACCACTTCAATCAGGCATGGTTGATAACTTTATCGAACGAAAGCATGGCCGCGAGGCTATTTCCTACCCTGATGAGAAGTGGCAACATGAAGACTTAAAACCCATCCTTGAACCCACGTACGGTATCATTTTATATCAAGAGCAAGTGATGCAAATAGCTCAGGTTCTTGCAGGATACACGCTAGGCGGAGCTGATATGTTACGTCGTGCGATGGGTAAGAAAAAACCCGAAGAGATGGCAAAACAACGTGAAGGTTTTGAACAAGGTGCAAAAAATCGTGGTGTAGATGGTGAATTAGCGATTAAAATTTTCGATCTAGTAGAAAAATTTGCTGGTTATGGCTTTAATAAATCACATTCAGCTGCTTATGCACTAGTTTCTTATCAAACCCTGTGGATGAAAGCGCATTTTCCAGCACCATTTATGGCTGCTGTAATGTCCGCTGATATGGATAATACTGACAAAATAGTGACCTTAGTTGATGAATGTAAAAACATGGGCATCGACTTATTACCTCCAGATGTAAATAGCGGACATTATAAATTTACCGTTAACGATAACGATCAAATAATATATGGCATTGGTGCAATAAAAGGTGTTGGTGAAGGCCCAATTGAGGCCATTATCAGTGCGCGTGAAACCGGAGGGCCTTTTGTTGATTTATTTGATTTTTGCGCCCGTTTAGACTTAAAAAAAACCAACAAGCGGGTCTTAGAAAAATTAATTAAAGCTGGAGCGATGGACGCATTAGGGCCTCAGCTTGAAAAAGGGCCACACCGTGCTGCATTATTTGAAACCTTACCCGAAGCTATTAAAGCGGCAGAGCAACACGCTAAGGCACAAGCTATTGGGCAAAATGATTTATTTGGCTTGATAAATGAAGAGCCTGAAGATACACGCCAAGCCTTTAAAGACGTATTGCCATGGCAAGAAGAAGTATGGTTAGAGGGTGAAAAAGAAACTCTTGGGCTATATCTAACGGGTCATCCGATTGATCGCTACTTAAAAGAAATAAAAAAATACTCTACTGGCCGATTAGTTGCAATGCAGCCGACAGGTAAAGATCGCACTGCAACGGCAGTAGGATTAGTTGTTGCTGTACGAGTGCTAGTGAATAAACGGGGTAGACGTTGGGCGTTGGTAACACTTGATGATAAAAGTGCCCGTATGGATGTTAGGTTTTTCCCCGATGATTATGATACTTTTGCAGATTTGTTAGTAAATGATGCTATTTTAGTGTGTAGTGGACAGGTCAGCTTTGATGATTATTCCGGAGGCATTACAATGACGGGCCGAGATATCATGACAATTGTTGACGCAAGAGAAAATTACGTGACATCATTAGATATTCACGTAGAAAAATCATTGATATCATCGGACTTTGTAGCAAGGTTAGAACAAACATTAGAACCTTATAAAGAAGGAACTTGCCCGGTAAGGGTGTATTATCAAACTGATGAAGCACAAGCTATGCTAGAATTAGGTGTTCAATGGCGTGTAACACCAGCAGATGCACTCTTACATCAATTAAAGTTATTGTTAGGTGAAGAAAAACTTGCCTTACAATTTAAATAA
- a CDS encoding OmpH family outer membrane protein: MKKLFKSIAIATVASGAILSSAAAMAADQKIGVVNFQEVMGTIPQTAAIMQQLESEFKDERAVVAQLEKDIKYYQEKKQRDGALMSEKEKADLDKQIGDLFAQYQEKGKALQQKAGVRQNEEQSKLIALVRQAIDGIAAKDKFDLILQQQAVAFAKPDADITKKVVEQVSKLK, from the coding sequence TTGAAAAAGTTATTTAAATCTATTGCCATCGCAACAGTTGCTTCAGGCGCAATCTTATCAAGTGCAGCAGCTATGGCGGCAGATCAAAAAATTGGTGTTGTTAATTTTCAAGAAGTAATGGGTACAATTCCTCAAACTGCTGCAATTATGCAACAGTTAGAATCTGAGTTTAAAGATGAGCGCGCAGTTGTCGCTCAATTAGAAAAAGACATTAAATATTATCAAGAAAAAAAACAACGTGATGGTGCGTTGATGAGTGAGAAAGAAAAGGCTGATCTTGATAAGCAAATAGGTGATTTATTTGCTCAATATCAAGAAAAAGGCAAAGCTTTACAACAAAAAGCGGGTGTTCGTCAAAATGAAGAGCAAAGTAAATTAATCGCGTTAGTTAGACAAGCGATTGATGGCATTGCTGCAAAAGATAAATTCGACCTTATTTTACAACAACAGGCCGTTGCTTTTGCAAAACCAGATGCTGACATTACCAAAAAGGTTGTTGAGCAAGTAAGTAAGCTTAAATAA